The Leguminivora glycinivorella isolate SPB_JAAS2020 chromosome 4, LegGlyc_1.1, whole genome shotgun sequence genome segment CATAGGGAATACTTCCCGCTTGAGGATTTTTTAAAGGAACGTCACATTAATTATTCAAACACGACTGAAACCCTTGTTGTGGTTACCCTATTTTGCAATGCTGGTGTAAATTCAAATCCCGGCTACTTATTTTTTCTGGAATTCACCAGTTCACCAACACGAACACCGTCCCTTCTTGAAGGagtcatcattctcttgcccttatcccagtcacttggggtcggcgcagcatgtctttctcttccgtacatctctatcactcgtcatttcatcattaacttgtttttttagttccatatcatgtctcacacagtccatccacctcttctttggttttcctctcccgttacttcccccaccttccacattcattcgtaatatcgtcactactttgaaaaaatctcgtatctcacgctgctcctcaaagttaaaacgcagtaagtctatatgcattccatacatacttactacaattttcttttcattgacagacgaagatacaagttttttttaaagtagtgacgatatctttCTCGTCAGAttgcctttcatccctccgcattacatgtccataccatgctagtcgattccctcttactttttctactatcggtgTTACTTTTaggcttcctctgatatactcattctttatcttatccattcttgtcacgccacacatccatcttaacattctcatctctgctacatacaatctcttttcatccgtCACCTTCTTGAAGGAGTAAAAATGCGAATTATAATTTcgtacattattattttcagcCATCAGCCGATGAATCCATAGCAAAGGAGCGCACGATTCGACAAACTGTACAAGCGCGAAAACGCGTCGCACCGACACCCAAATGGGGCTTCTTCGGAACGATTTTCCATCTGATTTTggaggtatttatattttggtCTTCCATTTTCTAAGTGGATTGGTACTATGGGACGGatatttttaacatattttttttaacgggggggttttttaataaataattctgTCCATTCTGAGTACAAGGATCCCATGAAAGTCCAGATTTGGGAAAATTTGGTTTTTactctttaatattttttagttaGAGTACTTAGAGTCCAGTCCGTATAAGGCATAGGTGCATCATATTATTCATTATCATATGAAAGTAACCAGATCAGATAGAGATTAATAACAGTTAGGACAAAGCGTAGGTAATTTTAATGCGTGACAAATTTTAGGTACAGTGAGctacaaaagtgcatggcgaatttatcaatgaattcattcacaaTTTCTCCATGCCGTTTCGCAGCTTACTGTACATTTCAATCTCCACTCGaactaacacaaaaatcacaaaatgcATTTTTGGTTTCAGCAAGTCAACGACACAAAAAGCGCATACAGTCAAATATCGGATTTGGTGAATGGGCAGTTTACTGACGATCAGGTTAGTTGATTTTTTCTTCAGATGGCAGACAGTGTGTATTACTTTAGTCTTCTGTCTACTgttgaaaataatttatattttattgaatccggATTAATATATGATTTTAATTGATAAGCGATTACGAATGAACTTTGTACCTTTTTCGCTTTTATATTTTCTAAGCTTTCACAAACATGAATGCTCACTTTAAATGAATGCCCATAGCCAGGAGTGACGGCAGCGCCGGACCCCGCCGACAACGGAACGACGCCGACGCCCAAAATCTCTAGAGCAGAGTTCCTCAAAATACTTGAACGCAACTTGAAAGGCTTGCAACGGCTCCGCCAGCTGGAGTGGAGAGAAGCTAAGAAGGTGCTTACATTTTTAGTCTTATTATTATCGTAAACATTATtccttaaaatataaataggtCGTTTTCTAAATACTCTTAAGGAATGTGTTAGGGTATGAGTTATACCTTAACTAAATAGTAACGTAATGTATACATCAtataatagataaataatattaatataaaatacttaAGTATAGACATTTCCTCGTGAACCAGTTAACAAGTTAAGGATGAAATGGTCCTTGGAACCGGATAGTATCTTAGTATGCGGATCCCCTACATTTCACTAACTACTCTTCTCACTCTTATCCACCTcttatctcaacttaataagtATTAAGTACATACTTTTATTCAACAGGATTCGATGGCAAACCTACGGAGGTACAAGGAAGAACTATTTGGCGGGAAGAAACCTCGAAAGAGATGATACCTACAGTCTGAAGTGCAATCAAGTCATAGGTTTTAATTTATTCGGAATTAGGTTTAGTATTTTTATCGTCATCCATAAGTTAATGTTTTTTCACGGtgttgtaaatatattttaagcgctaataaaattgtattaattgtTGCTCTGAGCTCCATGGCCTAGAGGCAGGATTCTTATATTACTAGAAACTGCAACCaag includes the following:
- the LOC125225402 gene encoding uncharacterized protein LOC125225402 produces the protein MTIGKRAITVLAAITIIAVAVPCFTAQPPSADESIAKERTIRQTVQARKRVAPTPKWGFFGTIFHLILEQVNDTKSAYSQISDLVNGQFTDDQPGVTAAPDPADNGTTPTPKISRAEFLKILERNLKGLQRLRQLEWREAKKDSMANLRRYKEELFGGKKPRKR